DNA sequence from the Nocardia fluminea genome:
TCGCCGTAGCCGGGCTGCTCGATCTTGATCACGCGGGCGCCCAGGTCGGCGAGGTGACGGGTGCACAGTGGGGCGGCGATGGCCTGTTCCAGGCCGATCACCGTGACACCGGCCAGCGGGCCGTGCGCGCGTGCGGTGCTCATGAGAACTCGGGCTCCCGCTTCTCCCGGTAGGAGCCGACGCCCTCGGCGACATCGGGGCCGCCGAAGTGGTAGAACTCCAGGCCCAGCGACGCGTCGAAGATCGGCATGGCCTGCCGGTACCAGCCGTTGAGCGCCATCTTGGTGCCCTGGATACCGGCCCGCGAACCGGCGGCCAGCTTCTGCGCGATCTCCATGGCCCGGTCCTGGACCTGGTCATCGTCGACGCACAGCGACACCATGCCGATGCGCTCGGCTTCCTCGCCGGTGAGTACCTCGTTGGTGAGCAGGTGGTACTTGGCCTTGGCCATCGAGGTGAGCAACGGCCAGCAGATCGCCGCGTGATCGCCCGCCGCCACCCCGAGGCGCACGTGCCCGTCGACGATCTTGGCGCGGCGACCCGCCACCGAGATGTCGGCCAGCAGCGCGGCCACCAGGCCCGCGCCCGCGGCCGGGCCGTTGATCGCGGAGATGATCGGCTGGGGCACCTCGATGATGTTGCGCACCAGATCGCGGGCCTCGCGCATGACTCTGGTCCGAGCGGCGTAGTCACCGATCATGTCCTCGACCAGATCGAAGCTGCCACCGGCGGAGAAGGCCCGCTCCCCCGCGCCGCGGATGATCACCGCGCGCACGGATTCGTCGAGTGCGATCACCGGCCAGACATCGGCGAGGTGCCGATGCGCCTCGGCGCCCACCGAATTCAGATTCGGCCCGTCGAGAACGATGCGCAGCACGCCCTCCGACGGCCGATCGATCGTCAACGACGAGAAATCCTCATAGCCGGCCACACGTTGTCCTTTCATTCGCTGATCGACACCGCAGCGGCGCCGGTAGGAGTCACGGCGGTCGACCACCGTGTGAGAACGTCATCGAGTTCACCGAGCCCGGTGGGCGGCGTCGACGGTGCACGCGCCGGGGTCCGGCCGAACCGGGGCGCGGGCGCCGGATGCAGGACGCCCGAAACCCGTTCGAACACACCACGCT
Encoded proteins:
- a CDS encoding enoyl-CoA hydratase/isomerase family protein, with product MKGQRVAGYEDFSSLTIDRPSEGVLRIVLDGPNLNSVGAEAHRHLADVWPVIALDESVRAVIIRGAGERAFSAGGSFDLVEDMIGDYAARTRVMREARDLVRNIIEVPQPIISAINGPAAGAGLVAALLADISVAGRRAKIVDGHVRLGVAAGDHAAICWPLLTSMAKAKYHLLTNEVLTGEEAERIGMVSLCVDDDQVQDRAMEIAQKLAAGSRAGIQGTKMALNGWYRQAMPIFDASLGLEFYHFGGPDVAEGVGSYREKREPEFS